One Hypomesus transpacificus isolate Combined female chromosome 6, fHypTra1, whole genome shotgun sequence DNA segment encodes these proteins:
- the LOC124468763 gene encoding forkhead box protein A2-like isoform X1 encodes MLSAVKMEGHDHSDWSAYYTEPECYTTVGNMNSGLGMNSMSTYMSMPGMTSTGNMTASPMNMSYVNTGVNHSMAGMSPGSGAMHGMGAGMAGMSAALNPSMSPINAQPSSMNALTTYSNMSVMSPMYGQSNIRSRDPKTYRRSYTHAKPPYSYISLITMAIQQSTTKMLTLSEIYQWIMDLFPFYRQNQQRWQNSIRHSLSFNDCFLKVPRSPDKPGKGSFWTLHPDSGNMFENGCYLRRQKRFKCEKLLESGGKASEGGSNSSSESCNGNESPNPTPAVKEVKKPESKLRQAMSPVRAPSPLPQTHHLLPQHHSVLVHEGHLKPEHHYSFNHPFSINNLMSSEQQHHHHHHKMDLKTYEQVMQYGYGSPMTGPLSMGSMSKTGIDVSTPTDTSYYQGNPLDHSDDENGPRFLPFLKDLAYSFLS; translated from the exons ATGCTGAGCGCTGTCAAAATGGAAGGACACGACCATTCAGACTGGAGCGCATACTACACAGAGCCTGAG TGCTACACCACAGTTGGAAACATGAACTCCGGACTTGGAATGAACTCAATGAGCACCTACATGAGCATGCCTGGAATGACTTCGACAGGCAACATGACAGCCAGCCCTATGAATATGTCATACGTGAACACGGGTGTGAACCACTCAATGGCTGGGATGTCACCGGGCTCTGGGGCCATGCATGGCATGGGAGCTGGGATGGCGGGGATGAGTGCCGCTCTCAACCCAAGCATGAGCCCAATAAATGCACAACCTTCGTCAATGAATGCCCTGACTACCTACAGCAACATGAGCGTTATGAGCCCCATGTATGGACAGTCCAACATAAGGTCGAGGGACCCGAAAACATACCGTAGAAGCTATACACATGCCAAACCCCCATATTCCTATATTTCTCTTATTACGATGGCCATCCAGCAGTCAACCACAAAGATGCTCACCTTGAGTGAGATATACCAGTGGATCATGGACCTGTTCCCTTTTTATAGACAAAACCAGCAACGCTGGCAGAACTCTATACGCCATTCACTGTCATTTAATGACTGTTTCCTCAAAGTTCCCAGGTCGCCAGACAAGCCAGGAAAAGGCTCTTTCTGGACGCTTCACCCGGACTCAGGGAATATGTTCGAAAACGGCTGCTATCTTCGAAGGCAGAAGCGTTTCAAGTGCGAGAAATTACTAGAGTCTGGAGGGAAGGCGTCCGAGGGCGGATCTAACAGCAGCTCGGAAAGCTGCAACGGCAACGAGTCACCGAACCCAACTCCTGCTGTCAAAGAGGTTAAAAAACCAGAGTCGAAACTCAGACAAGCAATGAGCCCTGTGCGCgcaccctctcctcttcctcagacaCATCATCTTTTGCCTCAGCATCATTCGGTGCTCGTGCATGAGGGGCACCTGAAACCCGAGCACCACTATTCCTTCAACCACCCTTTCTCCATAAACAATCTCATGTCGTCGGAGCAGcagcatcaccatcatcatcacaaaATGGACTTAAAAACATATGAACAGGTGATGCAGTACGGCTATGGCTCACCTATGACAGGGCCACTGTCAATGGGCTCAATGTCTAAAACGGGCATTGATGTTTCGACACCTACAGACACATCATACTACCAAG GCAACCCATTGGACCATTCCGACGACGAAAATGGCCCACGATTCCTACCTTTTCTGAAGGATTTAGCCTATAGCTTTCTAAGCTAA
- the LOC124468763 gene encoding forkhead box protein A2-like isoform X2 gives MLSAVKMEGHDHSDWSAYYTEPECYTTVGNMNSGLGMNSMSTYMSMPGMTSTGNMTASPMNMSYVNTGVNHSMAGMSPGSGAMHGMGAGMAGMSAALNPSMSPINAQPSSMNALTTYSNMSVMSPMYGQSNIRSRDPKTYRRSYTHAKPPYSYISLITMAIQQSTTKMLTLSEIYQWIMDLFPFYRQNQQRWQNSIRHSLSFNDCFLKVPRSPDKPGKGSFWTLHPDSGNMFENGCYLRRQKRFKCEKLLESGGKASEGGSNSSSESCNGNESPNPTPAVKEVKKPESKLRQAMSPVRAPSPLPQTHHLLPQHHSVLVHEGHLKPEHHYSFNHPFSINNLMSSEQQHHHHHHKMDLKTYEQVMQYGYGSPMTGPLSMGSMSKTGIDVSTPTDTSYYQGVYSRPIMNSS, from the exons ATGCTGAGCGCTGTCAAAATGGAAGGACACGACCATTCAGACTGGAGCGCATACTACACAGAGCCTGAG TGCTACACCACAGTTGGAAACATGAACTCCGGACTTGGAATGAACTCAATGAGCACCTACATGAGCATGCCTGGAATGACTTCGACAGGCAACATGACAGCCAGCCCTATGAATATGTCATACGTGAACACGGGTGTGAACCACTCAATGGCTGGGATGTCACCGGGCTCTGGGGCCATGCATGGCATGGGAGCTGGGATGGCGGGGATGAGTGCCGCTCTCAACCCAAGCATGAGCCCAATAAATGCACAACCTTCGTCAATGAATGCCCTGACTACCTACAGCAACATGAGCGTTATGAGCCCCATGTATGGACAGTCCAACATAAGGTCGAGGGACCCGAAAACATACCGTAGAAGCTATACACATGCCAAACCCCCATATTCCTATATTTCTCTTATTACGATGGCCATCCAGCAGTCAACCACAAAGATGCTCACCTTGAGTGAGATATACCAGTGGATCATGGACCTGTTCCCTTTTTATAGACAAAACCAGCAACGCTGGCAGAACTCTATACGCCATTCACTGTCATTTAATGACTGTTTCCTCAAAGTTCCCAGGTCGCCAGACAAGCCAGGAAAAGGCTCTTTCTGGACGCTTCACCCGGACTCAGGGAATATGTTCGAAAACGGCTGCTATCTTCGAAGGCAGAAGCGTTTCAAGTGCGAGAAATTACTAGAGTCTGGAGGGAAGGCGTCCGAGGGCGGATCTAACAGCAGCTCGGAAAGCTGCAACGGCAACGAGTCACCGAACCCAACTCCTGCTGTCAAAGAGGTTAAAAAACCAGAGTCGAAACTCAGACAAGCAATGAGCCCTGTGCGCgcaccctctcctcttcctcagacaCATCATCTTTTGCCTCAGCATCATTCGGTGCTCGTGCATGAGGGGCACCTGAAACCCGAGCACCACTATTCCTTCAACCACCCTTTCTCCATAAACAATCTCATGTCGTCGGAGCAGcagcatcaccatcatcatcacaaaATGGACTTAAAAACATATGAACAGGTGATGCAGTACGGCTATGGCTCACCTATGACAGGGCCACTGTCAATGGGCTCAATGTCTAAAACGGGCATTGATGTTTCGACACCTACAGACACATCATACTACCAAGGTGTGTATTCTAGGCCAATTATGAACTCCTCTTGA
- the LOC124468764 gene encoding protein CEBPZOS-like: protein MAPKPFQSTAKRLFKGLVILEVVGVIGAYGLFHKMNTSQDFRNSMNRTLPSVLEVYYKSNETAGIYGIRESDTAAWSTKE, encoded by the exons ATGGCCCCTAAACCTTTTCAGTCAACGGCCAAGAGACTGTTCAAGGGACTCGTAATACTCGAAGTGGTTGGTGTAATTGGTGCATATGGTCTGTTTCACAAGATGAACACAAGTCAAG ATTTCAGGAACAGCATGAATAGGACGTTACCCTCCGTTTTGGAAG tTTACTACAAGTCCAACGAAACGGCCGGGATCTATGGGATCCGGGAGAGCGACACTGCAGCATGGTCCACCAAGGAGTAG